One stretch of Amycolatopsis sp. NBC_00345 DNA includes these proteins:
- a CDS encoding MarR family winged helix-turn-helix transcriptional regulator gives MSGDMHERSLASRLRLAVVRLNRRLRAQRVGEDVTLTQVAALSTLYKCGALTPGQLAAKEGVQPPSMTRVIAALEEMGFVERRPHPTDGRQAIVELSEDGLAYVRKAISVREAWLDRQLAELGEEELEVLSRAAEIIDRMAGN, from the coding sequence ATGTCCGGCGACATGCATGAGCGCTCCCTCGCGAGCCGCCTGCGTCTCGCGGTGGTCCGGCTCAACCGCCGGCTCCGGGCACAGCGCGTGGGCGAAGACGTCACGCTGACGCAGGTCGCCGCGCTGTCCACCCTGTACAAGTGCGGTGCGCTGACCCCCGGCCAGCTCGCCGCGAAGGAAGGCGTCCAGCCGCCCTCGATGACGAGGGTGATCGCCGCGCTCGAGGAGATGGGGTTCGTCGAGCGGCGCCCGCACCCGACCGATGGCAGGCAGGCCATCGTCGAGCTGTCCGAAGACGGGCTCGCGTATGTGCGGAAAGCCATCTCGGTGCGGGAGGCGTGGCTGGACCGGCAATTGGCCGAACTCGGCGAGGAAGAGCTGGAAGTGCTCTCCCGCGCCGCTGAGATCATCGACAGGATGGCGGGGAACTAA
- a CDS encoding NCS2 family permease, whose protein sequence is MSEQSQRAEEREVSKLDRFFKISERGSSAGREIRGGVVTFVTMAYIVVLNPLIIGSFSATTPSAHKDVLGNILPVPQVAAVTALVAGVLTILMGLVANYPFAIATGLGINSLLAVTIAPQMTWPEAMGLVVIEGVIIVLLVLTGFRTAVFRAVPPALKSAIAVGIGLFICLIGLVDAGFVRRLPDDAHTTVPVGLGINGSIASWPTAVFVVGLLLTAILVAKKVKGAILIGVLTSTVLAIVVEAIVKAGPSNGTDPKGWNLGYPALPDQVIGLPNLSLVGDVSFGAWSRLPIITVVLLVFTLVLADFFDAMGTMTGLGKEAGLIGKDGQLPNVGKALFVEGLAGAAGGFGSASSNTVFVESASGIAEGARTGLSNVVTGVLFLAAMFLTPLYQVVPVEAAAPALVVVGALMMTQVKEIDFTDFSIALPAFLTIVVMPFTYSIANGIGAGFVSYVVIRAATGKARQVHPLMWIIAVAFVAYFAVGPIQSVFN, encoded by the coding sequence ATGTCGGAGCAGTCGCAGCGGGCGGAAGAGCGCGAAGTGTCCAAACTGGACCGGTTCTTCAAGATCAGCGAGCGTGGTTCGAGCGCGGGCCGGGAGATCCGGGGCGGCGTCGTCACGTTCGTGACCATGGCCTACATCGTGGTGCTGAACCCGCTGATCATCGGCAGCTTCTCCGCCACCACCCCGTCCGCGCACAAGGACGTGCTCGGCAACATCCTGCCGGTGCCGCAGGTCGCGGCCGTCACGGCGCTGGTCGCGGGCGTGCTGACGATCCTGATGGGCCTGGTCGCGAACTACCCGTTCGCCATCGCCACCGGCCTCGGCATCAACAGCCTGCTCGCCGTCACCATCGCGCCGCAGATGACCTGGCCCGAGGCCATGGGGCTGGTGGTGATCGAGGGCGTGATCATCGTGCTGCTCGTGCTCACCGGCTTCCGGACGGCGGTGTTCCGCGCGGTGCCGCCGGCGCTGAAGTCGGCGATCGCGGTGGGCATCGGCCTGTTCATCTGCCTGATCGGCCTGGTCGACGCCGGGTTCGTGCGCCGCCTGCCGGACGACGCGCACACCACCGTCCCGGTGGGGCTCGGCATCAACGGCTCCATCGCGTCGTGGCCGACGGCCGTGTTCGTGGTCGGCCTGCTGCTCACCGCCATCCTCGTGGCCAAGAAGGTGAAGGGCGCGATCCTGATCGGCGTGCTCACTTCGACGGTGCTGGCGATCGTCGTCGAGGCGATCGTGAAGGCCGGGCCGTCGAACGGCACCGATCCGAAGGGCTGGAACCTCGGCTACCCGGCGCTGCCCGACCAGGTGATCGGCCTGCCGAACCTGTCGCTGGTCGGTGACGTCTCGTTCGGCGCCTGGAGCCGGCTGCCGATCATCACCGTGGTGCTGCTCGTGTTCACGCTGGTGCTCGCCGACTTCTTCGACGCCATGGGCACGATGACCGGGCTGGGCAAGGAAGCCGGCCTGATCGGCAAGGACGGGCAGCTGCCGAACGTCGGCAAGGCGCTGTTCGTCGAGGGCCTCGCGGGCGCGGCCGGCGGCTTCGGCTCGGCCAGCTCGAACACGGTGTTCGTGGAGTCCGCGTCGGGCATCGCGGAGGGCGCGCGCACGGGCCTGTCGAACGTCGTGACCGGCGTGCTGTTCCTCGCCGCGATGTTCCTGACGCCGCTCTACCAGGTGGTGCCGGTGGAGGCCGCCGCGCCGGCGCTGGTGGTCGTGGGCGCGCTGATGATGACCCAGGTCAAGGAAATCGACTTCACCGACTTCTCGATCGCGCTGCCGGCGTTCCTGACGATTGTGGTCATGCCGTTCACCTACTCGATCGCCAACGGCATCGGCGCCGGTTTCGTGAGCTACGTCGTGATCCGCGCGGCGACGGGCAAGGCCCGCCAGGTCCACCCGCTGATGTGGATCATCGCGGTGGCCTTCGTCGCGTACTTCGCCGTCGGGCCGATCCAGTCCGTGTTCAACTGA
- a CDS encoding DUF2530 domain-containing protein, producing MRHTPDLPKRLTDLTPVVIVGTSAWVVALVVLFFVAQGVWVWTAFAGIVLGFIGFGIIFWQRAAAKRGSKSAQRL from the coding sequence TTGCGGCATACGCCGGACCTGCCCAAGCGGCTGACCGACCTGACCCCGGTGGTGATCGTGGGCACCTCGGCGTGGGTCGTCGCGCTGGTGGTCCTCTTCTTCGTGGCCCAGGGCGTGTGGGTGTGGACCGCGTTCGCGGGGATCGTGCTCGGCTTCATCGGCTTCGGCATCATCTTCTGGCAGCGCGCGGCCGCCAAGCGCGGGTCGAAGTCGGCGCAGCGCCTCTAA
- a CDS encoding MFS transporter has protein sequence MFASLGVRNYRLFFSGQVISNIGTWMQRIAQDWLVFTLSGNNPLALGIAVALQFTPTVLLSLWAGVLADRVDKRRMLIVIQVVNTALAASLGLLDLTGVVALWHVYLLCVLLGVTSAIEVPTRQSFVAEMVGRSQITNAVALNSSIFNMARIVGPAIAGFAITWVGTGWLFIANAVSTVAVVAGLALMNPAKLFRGPVIPRAKGQLLEGLRYVRHRSDLVTVMVLMFFVSTFGITYFTSLPIVAANVFHTQADGYGLLSTLVAVGTFTGALASARRGIKSRPRVRLMLISGALLGLFEFITAFMPSYLAFGLGLIPLGFATITFLNTANALVQTSVSPEMRGRVMGIYVLVLIGGNPIGGPMTGWMADAFGGRSPFYIGGAVSLLAAVVCALVLIRRGGVSLPVRRFGNGLRVLKRERV, from the coding sequence ATGTTCGCGTCGCTGGGGGTGCGCAACTACCGGCTGTTCTTCAGCGGCCAGGTGATCTCGAACATCGGCACCTGGATGCAGCGCATCGCGCAGGACTGGCTGGTGTTCACCCTCAGCGGCAACAACCCGCTCGCGCTCGGCATCGCGGTCGCGCTGCAGTTCACCCCGACGGTGCTGCTCTCGCTGTGGGCCGGCGTGCTCGCCGACCGCGTCGACAAGCGGCGGATGCTGATCGTCATCCAGGTCGTGAACACCGCGCTGGCCGCGTCACTCGGCCTGCTCGACCTGACCGGGGTGGTCGCGCTCTGGCACGTCTACCTGCTGTGCGTGCTGCTCGGCGTGACCTCCGCGATCGAGGTGCCGACCCGGCAGTCGTTCGTCGCCGAGATGGTGGGCCGCAGCCAGATCACCAACGCCGTCGCGCTGAACTCCTCGATCTTCAACATGGCGCGCATCGTGGGCCCGGCGATCGCCGGCTTCGCGATCACCTGGGTGGGCACCGGCTGGCTGTTCATCGCGAACGCGGTGAGCACGGTCGCCGTGGTCGCCGGGCTGGCGCTGATGAACCCGGCCAAGCTGTTCCGCGGCCCGGTGATCCCGCGCGCCAAGGGCCAGCTGCTGGAGGGCCTGCGCTACGTGCGGCACCGCTCCGACCTGGTGACGGTGATGGTGCTGATGTTCTTCGTCAGCACGTTCGGCATCACCTACTTCACCTCGTTGCCGATCGTGGCGGCGAACGTCTTCCACACGCAGGCCGACGGCTACGGGCTGTTGTCCACGCTGGTCGCGGTGGGGACTTTCACGGGCGCGCTGGCGTCCGCGCGGCGCGGGATCAAGAGCCGGCCGCGGGTGCGGCTGATGCTGATCTCCGGCGCGCTGCTGGGCCTGTTCGAGTTCATCACGGCGTTCATGCCGTCGTACCTGGCGTTCGGCCTTGGCCTGATCCCGCTCGGCTTCGCCACGATCACCTTCCTGAACACCGCGAACGCGCTGGTGCAGACGTCGGTCTCGCCGGAGATGCGCGGCCGCGTGATGGGCATCTACGTCCTGGTCCTGATCGGCGGCAACCCCATCGGCGGCCCCATGACGGGCTGGATGGCCGACGCCTTCGGCGGCCGCTCGCCGTTCTACATCGGCGGCGCGGTCTCCCTGCTGGCCGCCGTGGTGTGCGCGCTGGTGCTCATCCGCCGCGGCGGCGTGAGCCTGCCGGTCCGCCGCTTCGGCAACGGGCTGCGGGTGCTGAAACGCGAACGCGTCTGA
- a CDS encoding biliverdin-producing heme oxygenase: MSVTTDLDTRPFSAALRASTRVLHDRANHSEYMNALLGGELSLAGYTQLAVQYYFIYQAIERASDKMAGDAVGGEFVFDELRRVPSLELDLAHLVGPGWRTEIRPLASTEAYAARIGEAASWAGGYVAHHYTRYLGDIAGGQIIRRLLEKKFGLDEAGTTFYHFDAIGSAPAFRDRYRAKLDTAPWGEDERARVINETATAFECNVAVFEELARDLDRYRVA; the protein is encoded by the coding sequence ATGTCAGTGACCACGGACCTCGACACCCGGCCGTTCTCCGCGGCGCTGCGGGCCTCGACCAGGGTGCTGCACGATCGGGCCAACCACTCCGAGTACATGAACGCGCTGCTGGGCGGCGAGCTGTCGCTGGCCGGATACACCCAGCTGGCGGTCCAGTACTACTTCATCTACCAGGCGATCGAGCGGGCCAGCGACAAGATGGCCGGCGACGCCGTCGGCGGCGAGTTCGTGTTCGACGAGCTGCGCCGGGTGCCCTCGCTGGAGCTCGACCTCGCCCACCTCGTCGGCCCGGGCTGGCGGACCGAGATCCGCCCGCTCGCGAGCACGGAGGCGTACGCGGCGCGCATCGGCGAAGCGGCTTCGTGGGCAGGCGGCTACGTCGCGCACCACTACACGCGCTACCTCGGCGACATCGCCGGCGGCCAGATCATCCGGCGGCTGCTGGAGAAGAAGTTCGGCCTCGACGAAGCGGGCACGACCTTCTACCACTTCGACGCGATCGGCAGCGCGCCCGCGTTCCGCGACCGCTACCGCGCGAAGCTCGACACCGCGCCGTGGGGCGAAGACGAGCGCGCGCGGGTGATCAACGAGACAGCAACGGCGTTCGAGTGCAACGTCGCCGTCTTCGAGGAGCTGGCCCGGGACCTCGACCGTTACCGGGTCGCCTGA
- a CDS encoding superoxide dismutase: MARYELPDLDYDYSALAPHISGEINELHHSKHHATYVKGANDTLDKIAEARDAGNFGDIVGLSTTLAFHLAGHANHVVWWKILSPEGGDKPTGELAAAIDEAFGSFDKFKAQFTAVATTIQGNGWGALSWDPIGKTLITQQLRDHHNNLILPTVPILLVDVWEHAFYLDYKNVKPKYVEALWNIFNWAEISKRFDNAVAGGNGLLLG; encoded by the coding sequence ATGGCCCGGTACGAGCTGCCCGATCTCGACTACGACTACAGCGCGCTCGCGCCGCACATCTCGGGCGAGATCAACGAGCTGCACCACAGCAAGCACCACGCGACCTACGTCAAGGGCGCGAACGACACGCTGGACAAGATCGCCGAAGCCCGCGACGCCGGCAACTTCGGTGACATCGTCGGCCTGTCGACCACGCTCGCGTTCCACTTGGCCGGCCACGCGAACCACGTCGTCTGGTGGAAGATCCTCTCGCCCGAAGGCGGCGACAAGCCGACCGGCGAGCTGGCCGCCGCGATCGACGAGGCGTTCGGGTCCTTCGACAAGTTCAAGGCCCAGTTCACCGCGGTCGCCACCACGATCCAGGGCAACGGCTGGGGCGCCCTGTCCTGGGACCCGATCGGCAAGACGCTGATCACCCAGCAGCTGCGGGACCACCACAACAACCTGATCCTGCCGACCGTGCCGATCCTGCTGGTCGACGTCTGGGAGCACGCGTTCTACCTGGACTACAAGAACGTGAAGCCGAAGTACGTCGAGGCCCTGTGGAACATCTTCAACTGGGCCGAGATCAGCAAGCGCTTCGACAACGCCGTCGCCGGCGGCAACGGCCTGCTGCTCGGCTGA
- a CDS encoding arylamine N-acetyltransferase family protein: MDVDAYLARLDLALPVAADLAALRVLQARHLERVPFENLSVHLGEPIELTEDALFDKIVRRRRGGFCYELNGLFAALLRELGFDATLRGAQLFHADGTPGPPLNHAAIVVELDEPWLVDVGFGSFSRAPLRLSAVAPQDDADGQFLILDAPHGDIDVLCDGKPVYRLERRPRQLADFVPMAWWHSTSPSSHFTQNLTCSRPTSQGRVTLSGDRLIETVDGGRHEVLLPSESAVRMAYRVYFGLSLARLPLHPGEHPLTAPAPDPTMNRT, from the coding sequence ATGGACGTCGACGCCTACCTCGCCCGCCTGGATCTCGCCCTGCCCGTGGCCGCGGATCTGGCCGCCCTGCGGGTGCTGCAAGCGCGCCACCTCGAACGGGTGCCGTTCGAGAACCTGAGCGTGCACCTGGGTGAGCCGATCGAGCTCACCGAGGACGCGCTGTTCGACAAGATCGTGCGCCGCCGTCGCGGTGGCTTCTGCTACGAGCTGAACGGCCTCTTCGCGGCGCTGCTGCGCGAACTCGGCTTCGACGCCACCCTGCGCGGCGCCCAGCTCTTCCACGCCGACGGCACTCCCGGCCCGCCGCTGAACCACGCCGCGATCGTCGTGGAACTGGACGAGCCGTGGCTGGTGGACGTCGGCTTCGGCAGCTTCAGCCGGGCACCGCTGCGCCTCTCGGCCGTCGCGCCGCAGGACGACGCGGACGGCCAGTTCCTCATCCTGGACGCCCCACACGGCGACATCGACGTGCTGTGCGACGGGAAACCGGTGTACCGGCTGGAACGCCGCCCCCGGCAGTTGGCCGACTTCGTCCCGATGGCGTGGTGGCACTCGACGTCGCCGTCCTCGCACTTCACCCAGAACCTGACCTGCTCGCGCCCCACCTCGCAGGGCCGCGTGACCCTCTCGGGCGACCGCCTGATCGAAACCGTGGACGGCGGGCGCCACGAGGTGCTGCTGCCCTCGGAGTCCGCCGTGCGGATGGCGTACCGCGTGTACTTCGGCCTGTCGCTGGCGCGGCTGCCGCTGCACCCGGGTGAACACCCCTTGACGGCGCCGGCCCCTGACCCGACCATGAACCGGACTTGA
- a CDS encoding sacsin N-terminal ATP-binding-like domain-containing protein, protein MLRAWQDSPTRFTEDTNAERDLRVGAYRDRLFVELAQNAADAAFAAKTPGRVRVSVVDGELRVANTGAPLDTRGVESLASLRASAKEQQDTVGRFGVGFAAVLTVTDEPRVVSTTGGVAFSAGRTRQEAQRDGEVPVLRLLWPTDEQPPAGYDSEVRLPLREPESSKALLDGLAAEIPDLLLALPWLAEADVDGQVWTRSGDQLVEIRGPGGDRRWLTHEGWAVPVDSDGVPLPLEEDVLHAPTPTDDELSLPARIIAPVPVEPSRRRVLPGAALTAALEAAAKDYVGLVRAIPAEHRFALVPAAGFPRSTVDAQLRDLVFAVLAQEPWLSTQDGAEISGRQARVLDVDVPGLPPLLADLVPGLVPAPPGAARVLKPVSAQPLTVEDVLELLTGISREPEWWHRLYAALAVAVDTHDVSPAQLDGLPVPLSDGRTLPGARGALLVDGSNELLALLSDVDVPGLRLVHPTAAHALLERLGAKHADAHQLLEADQVRYAVERSVEDVRSGLDGMNLAGAVLRLIAECGDQAPEWAGSLALPAEDGWRRADELVLPESPLLDVFDPEVFEPDGAMSVLDDEFAEDWPQATLVTTGVLDSFAVVRDEEPHEPDHGLPDEESWWDSLERPPLTVAAIRDLDLVADDAWPAALRLLAARPETWQALHTPDGHARWWLARYALLAGEAPGSWRLAQAAELAGLYDVVPDLGLSEDLLLAAGVRTGLGLSTVEDAADLLDRLGDDGRTLSPGLAARAHRALVESDVDVEELGAPIRVRVADGSVAEAEHAVVLDVPWPAAALDAARIVAAPEEPERLAELLDLPLASSLTAEVTSAGEYVPWADLPALRLVADQLGLVLPDGGPLLHDPLTVTLDGADHDVPWWTDGRLHAADTSEGLARAFAWATGHWAERYRITALLDDPSPRTLLN, encoded by the coding sequence ATGCTGCGCGCGTGGCAGGACTCCCCGACACGGTTCACCGAGGACACCAACGCCGAGCGGGACCTGCGGGTCGGCGCGTATCGGGATCGGCTGTTCGTCGAGCTGGCGCAGAACGCGGCCGACGCGGCGTTCGCGGCGAAGACGCCCGGGCGCGTTCGAGTGTCCGTTGTGGACGGTGAGCTGCGGGTGGCGAACACCGGCGCGCCGCTGGACACGCGGGGCGTCGAGTCGCTGGCTTCGTTGCGGGCGTCGGCCAAGGAGCAGCAGGACACGGTCGGACGGTTCGGCGTCGGGTTCGCCGCGGTGCTGACCGTGACGGACGAGCCGCGCGTCGTTTCCACCACCGGCGGGGTCGCGTTCTCCGCCGGGCGCACCCGCCAGGAAGCGCAGCGGGACGGCGAAGTCCCGGTGCTGCGCCTGCTCTGGCCGACCGACGAGCAGCCGCCCGCCGGGTACGACAGCGAGGTCCGGCTGCCGCTGCGCGAACCCGAATCGAGCAAAGCCCTGCTCGACGGTCTCGCCGCCGAGATCCCGGACCTGCTGCTGGCGTTGCCGTGGCTCGCCGAGGCCGACGTCGACGGCCAGGTCTGGACACGCAGCGGTGACCAGCTCGTCGAGATCCGCGGCCCGGGCGGGGACCGTCGCTGGCTGACGCACGAGGGCTGGGCCGTCCCGGTCGACTCCGACGGCGTGCCGCTGCCGCTGGAGGAGGACGTCCTCCACGCCCCGACCCCCACCGACGACGAGCTTTCGCTGCCCGCGCGCATCATCGCGCCGGTGCCCGTCGAGCCGTCGCGGCGACGCGTGCTGCCCGGCGCGGCTCTCACCGCGGCGCTGGAAGCGGCCGCGAAGGACTACGTCGGCCTCGTCCGTGCGATCCCGGCGGAGCACCGCTTCGCGCTCGTTCCCGCGGCTGGGTTCCCTCGCTCTACAGTGGACGCGCAGTTGCGTGACCTGGTCTTTGCCGTGCTGGCACAGGAACCCTGGCTGTCCACTCAGGACGGCGCGGAGATCAGCGGACGGCAGGCGCGGGTCCTCGACGTGGACGTGCCCGGGCTGCCGCCGCTGCTGGCGGACCTCGTGCCCGGCCTGGTGCCCGCCCCGCCGGGCGCGGCCCGTGTGCTCAAGCCGGTCTCCGCCCAGCCGCTCACCGTCGAGGACGTGCTGGAGCTGCTGACCGGGATCAGCCGTGAACCCGAGTGGTGGCACCGGCTTTACGCGGCGCTCGCCGTCGCGGTCGACACGCACGACGTCTCGCCGGCGCAGCTCGACGGCCTGCCCGTCCCGCTCTCCGACGGCCGCACGCTGCCCGGCGCCCGCGGCGCGCTGCTCGTGGACGGCTCAAACGAGCTGCTCGCGTTGCTGTCCGATGTGGACGTACCCGGTCTTCGCCTGGTGCACCCCACTGCCGCGCACGCGTTGCTGGAACGCCTGGGCGCCAAGCACGCCGACGCCCATCAGCTGCTCGAAGCCGACCAGGTGCGGTACGCCGTGGAGCGCAGCGTCGAGGACGTCCGGTCCGGTTTGGACGGAATGAACCTCGCCGGTGCGGTGCTCCGGCTGATCGCCGAGTGCGGCGACCAGGCGCCGGAGTGGGCCGGCTCGCTCGCGCTGCCCGCGGAGGACGGCTGGCGGCGCGCCGACGAACTGGTGCTCCCCGAATCGCCGCTGCTGGACGTTTTCGACCCGGAGGTGTTCGAACCCGACGGTGCGATGTCCGTCCTCGACGACGAGTTCGCCGAGGACTGGCCGCAGGCCACGCTGGTCACCACCGGCGTGCTGGACTCGTTCGCCGTGGTCCGCGACGAGGAGCCGCACGAGCCCGACCACGGCCTGCCCGACGAGGAGTCCTGGTGGGACTCGCTGGAACGGCCGCCGCTGACCGTCGCGGCGATCCGCGACCTCGACCTCGTCGCCGACGACGCGTGGCCCGCCGCGCTCCGGCTGCTGGCGGCCCGTCCCGAGACCTGGCAGGCGTTGCACACGCCCGACGGGCACGCCCGCTGGTGGCTCGCCCGCTACGCCCTGCTGGCCGGCGAAGCGCCGGGATCGTGGCGGCTGGCCCAGGCTGCCGAGCTGGCCGGGCTGTACGACGTGGTGCCCGATCTCGGCCTGAGTGAAGACCTTTTGCTCGCCGCGGGGGTCCGAACCGGACTGGGTCTGTCCACTGTGGAGGACGCGGCCGACCTGCTCGACCGGCTGGGCGACGACGGCCGCACGCTGTCGCCGGGCCTGGCTGCCCGGGCGCATCGCGCACTCGTGGAGTCCGATGTGGACGTCGAGGAGCTGGGTGCGCCCATCCGGGTTCGCGTCGCCGACGGCTCAGTGGCCGAGGCCGAGCACGCCGTGGTCCTCGACGTGCCCTGGCCCGCCGCGGCGCTGGACGCCGCCCGGATCGTCGCAGCGCCGGAGGAGCCCGAGCGCCTCGCCGAGCTGCTCGACCTGCCGCTGGCCAGCAGCCTGACCGCCGAGGTCACCAGTGCCGGCGAGTACGTCCCGTGGGCCGACCTGCCCGCGCTGCGGCTGGTCGCCGACCAGCTCGGCCTGGTGCTGCCGGACGGCGGCCCGCTGCTGCACGACCCGCTGACCGTCACACTGGACGGCGCTGACCACGACGTTCCATGGTGGACGGACGGGCGGCTGCACGCGGCGGACACGTCGGAGGGGCTGGCGCGGGCGTTCGCCTGGGCCACCGGGCACTGGGCGGAGCGCTACCGCATCACCGCGCTGCTCGACGACCCGTCGCCCCGCACGCTGCTGAACTGA